In Desulfovibrio inopinatus DSM 10711, one DNA window encodes the following:
- a CDS encoding DUF1799 domain-containing protein codes for MTYCRDCARRYDNAPPCAACAWGEAQAPEVWPGNMSAWRLWLACQTQWRTSFGGIIGLDYTPMYSVAGSLGITIDAAILRKIQVLESDTLSRFQAANTEN; via the coding sequence ATAACATATTGCCGCGATTGCGCCAGGCGGTACGACAACGCACCGCCGTGCGCGGCGTGTGCATGGGGTGAGGCGCAGGCGCCGGAAGTCTGGCCGGGGAATATGTCGGCATGGCGGCTCTGGTTGGCCTGCCAAACCCAATGGCGGACCTCGTTCGGCGGGATCATCGGCTTGGATTACACGCCCATGTACAGCGTTGCCGGGAGCCTCGGTATCACCATTGATGCCGCGATATTGCGAAAAATTCAGGTTTTGGAATCCGATACCTTGAGTCGATTCCAGGCCGCGAACACGGAAAATTGA